One genomic segment of Microbacterium sp. ProA8 includes these proteins:
- a CDS encoding DUF2207 domain-containing protein has protein sequence MSSSTIASWRARRLAVVGLLLALLAGAVLAAVAAPSARADVEDFSFESLDVEYQLGRADDGTSTLTVVETFVAIFPESDQNRGMRRAIPDSYQGAPLDPQLVSLTDENGAPREAETETEDGLFLMTSRADDFVHGRQTYVFTYTLENATRHFADTGSDEFYWDVNGTAWPQPFGRVTARVTMPDELDAARTGAQACYVGYQDDTRRCDISEVDGAVTASVSDVQPYQTMTIAIGFEPETFTEFDTSYLASPWGWLQALVALLGLGTAVVLAARTRARHLQDEPGRPVIIAEYTPPRGIDALESAVLLGHTTKAIPAEVLEQAVVGSIRIEEGPAKLFGGTRLKAVLVDPSLADGDGRMLLPGLFPNGVPGEEFEFGRTDTRFSSTAQSVLRAATSELSTRGLRRAVPAGARAWPVAIAIISAGLVLLSGIAAMVAWVSPLVPILLIVGAFLVVVVVGGMVSRKPLTAAGAEVRDHLHGLKQFIEWAEADRIRMLQSPHGAERVPVDISDPRVKLKLYEKLLPYAVVFGQEKKWADEIAVLYGEGNSPGWYAGSTGFNAAAFSAGISTLSSSASASSSSGGSSGGGSAGGGGGGGGGGGV, from the coding sequence ATGTCGTCTTCCACCATCGCGTCGTGGCGCGCGCGTCGTCTCGCCGTCGTGGGGCTGCTGCTCGCGCTCCTCGCGGGCGCGGTGCTCGCAGCGGTCGCTGCTCCTTCCGCCCGTGCGGATGTGGAGGACTTCTCGTTCGAGAGCCTCGATGTCGAGTACCAGCTCGGCCGCGCAGACGACGGCACGAGCACCCTCACGGTCGTGGAGACGTTCGTGGCGATCTTCCCCGAGTCCGACCAGAACCGCGGCATGCGCCGCGCCATCCCCGACAGCTATCAGGGGGCGCCGCTCGACCCCCAGCTGGTCTCTCTCACCGACGAGAACGGGGCGCCGCGCGAGGCCGAGACCGAGACCGAGGACGGCCTCTTCCTGATGACCTCGCGTGCCGACGACTTCGTCCACGGCCGTCAGACCTACGTCTTCACCTACACGCTCGAGAACGCCACCCGCCACTTCGCCGACACCGGGTCGGACGAGTTCTACTGGGATGTGAACGGCACGGCGTGGCCGCAGCCGTTCGGGCGCGTCACTGCCCGTGTGACCATGCCGGACGAGCTGGATGCCGCACGCACGGGTGCGCAGGCCTGTTACGTCGGCTACCAGGACGACACCCGCAGGTGCGACATCTCGGAGGTCGACGGTGCGGTCACGGCATCCGTCTCGGACGTGCAGCCGTACCAGACGATGACGATCGCCATCGGGTTCGAGCCCGAGACGTTCACCGAATTCGACACGTCGTACCTCGCCTCGCCGTGGGGCTGGCTGCAGGCGCTGGTGGCGCTGCTGGGCCTCGGCACCGCCGTGGTCCTCGCGGCCCGCACGCGCGCGCGGCACCTCCAGGACGAACCCGGCCGGCCCGTGATCATCGCCGAGTACACTCCGCCGCGCGGCATCGACGCGCTCGAGAGCGCGGTGCTTCTCGGTCACACGACGAAGGCGATCCCCGCTGAGGTGCTCGAGCAGGCGGTGGTGGGCAGCATCCGTATCGAAGAGGGCCCGGCGAAGCTGTTCGGCGGCACCCGGCTGAAGGCCGTGCTCGTCGACCCGTCGCTCGCAGACGGAGACGGACGGATGCTGCTTCCCGGCCTCTTCCCGAACGGCGTGCCCGGTGAGGAGTTCGAGTTCGGGCGCACCGACACGCGGTTCTCGTCGACGGCGCAGTCGGTGCTCAGGGCTGCGACGTCGGAGCTCTCGACGCGCGGACTCCGTCGCGCCGTCCCCGCGGGTGCGAGGGCGTGGCCGGTGGCGATCGCGATCATCTCGGCGGGGCTGGTGCTGCTGTCGGGCATCGCGGCGATGGTCGCCTGGGTCTCACCGCTGGTGCCGATCCTGCTGATCGTCGGTGCGTTCCTCGTCGTGGTCGTCGTGGGCGGCATGGTCTCGCGCAAGCCCCTCACCGCCGCCGGCGCGGAGGTGCGCGACCACCTGCACGGGCTGAAGCAGTTCATCGAATGGGCGGAGGCGGACCGCATCCGCATGCTGCAGTCTCCGCATGGGGCCGAGCGGGTGCCGGTCGACATCTCCGATCCGCGGGTGAAGCTGAAGCTGTACGAGAAGCTGCTCCCGTACGCGGTCGTCTTCGGCCAGGAGAAGAAGTGGGCCGACGAGATCGCCGTGCTCTACGGCGAAGGCAACTCACCCGGCTGGTACGCGGGCTCGACGGGGTTCAACGCCGCGGCGTTCTCGGCCGGCATCTCGACGCTGTCGTCGTCGGCCTCGGCGTCCTCGTCGTCGGGCGGTTCGTCGGGCGGCGGCTCCGCCGGCGGTGGTGGTGGCGGCGGAGGCGGCGGCGGCGTGTGA
- a CDS encoding MarR family transcriptional regulator has translation MTDRRLAIDAWESLFRAQHEVFGDINGDFDDEKLSQAEYDVLLTVTRSDDLTARLRDVTANMLISQPSVSRLVDRMVARGLLTKCADPDDGRGALVHATDAGASLFRRIASAHGRAIAERMSLLSDAELAQLRELTAKLRKPQPGC, from the coding sequence ATGACCGACCGCCGTCTCGCCATCGACGCCTGGGAGAGCCTCTTCCGGGCCCAGCACGAGGTGTTCGGCGACATCAACGGCGACTTCGACGACGAGAAGCTGAGCCAGGCCGAATACGACGTCCTCCTGACCGTCACGCGCTCCGACGACCTCACCGCGCGCCTGCGCGACGTGACCGCCAACATGCTCATCAGCCAGCCCAGCGTGTCGCGTCTCGTCGACCGCATGGTGGCACGTGGGCTGCTCACCAAGTGCGCGGATCCTGACGACGGGCGCGGGGCGCTCGTGCACGCGACGGATGCCGGGGCGTCCCTGTTCCGCCGCATCGCCAGTGCCCACGGCCGGGCGATCGCCGAACGGATGTCGCTGCTGTCGGACGCGGAGCTCGCCCAGCTGCGCGAGCTCACGGCCAAGCTCCGCAAGCCGCAGCCCGGCTGCTGA
- a CDS encoding ABC transporter permease, whose translation MNGTLTFATAGRVLRQLSHDPRSIALMLVAPSILVGLFAWLFSEQEGVFDQFGGPILALFPFIVMFLITSITTLRERRSGTLERLMTTPIAKADFILGYGLAFALMATLQAVITVTFAVWVCGLDVDGPLWQLGLVAVVDAILGSALGLLASAFARTEFQAVQFMPLIVFPQIILGGLFMPREDMPEALYQISKVLPLSYAIDTINAVTAGDEGWDVFGPLLVVVAFAAGALVLASLTLRRRTP comes from the coding sequence GTGAACGGCACGCTCACCTTCGCGACGGCCGGGCGTGTGCTCCGCCAGCTCAGCCACGATCCGCGCTCGATCGCTCTGATGCTCGTCGCGCCGAGCATCCTCGTCGGGCTGTTCGCGTGGCTGTTCAGCGAACAGGAGGGCGTGTTCGACCAGTTCGGCGGTCCGATCCTCGCGCTCTTCCCGTTCATCGTGATGTTCCTCATCACCTCCATCACGACGCTCCGCGAGCGGCGGTCGGGCACCCTCGAGCGGCTCATGACGACGCCGATCGCCAAGGCGGACTTCATCCTCGGCTACGGTCTCGCGTTCGCCCTGATGGCCACGCTGCAGGCCGTCATCACCGTCACCTTCGCGGTGTGGGTGTGCGGGCTCGATGTCGACGGACCGCTGTGGCAGCTGGGCCTCGTGGCGGTCGTCGACGCGATCCTCGGCAGCGCGCTGGGACTCCTCGCCAGCGCCTTCGCGCGGACCGAGTTCCAGGCCGTGCAGTTCATGCCGCTGATCGTGTTCCCGCAGATCATCCTCGGCGGCCTCTTCATGCCGCGTGAAGACATGCCCGAGGCGCTGTACCAGATCTCGAAGGTGCTGCCCCTCAGCTACGCCATCGACACGATCAACGCGGTGACTGCGGGCGACGAGGGATGGGATGTCTTCGGGCCGCTCCTCGTGGTGGTCGCGTTCGCCGCGGGAGCGCTTGTCCTCGCATCGCTCACGCTCCGGCGGCGCACCCCCTGA
- a CDS encoding ATP-binding cassette domain-containing protein, which translates to MDAVSVRDLHVRRGKTEVFTALDLDIPRGQITGLMGPSGCGKTTLMRSIVGVQKIAGGTVTVLGEPGGSSALRRRVAYDTQAASVYGDLTIEQNLRYFARLVGAPRSDVDRVIEQVGLEEQRDQTIDSLSGGQESRVSLAVAMLGAPELLVLDEPTVGLDPVLRAELWEVFRALADAGATLIVSSHVMDEALRCDRLVLMRAGRIIADTTPDGLLADTGTTDPDAAFLTLIERDALRQAQGPDGAQGPDGARGPDGARGPDGARGPDGAEDSRAEVDDPEPHPLTRREAREQARHPHAPAQEPPPGQSADEGSGS; encoded by the coding sequence ATGGATGCCGTCAGCGTGCGTGATCTGCATGTGCGACGTGGGAAGACCGAGGTCTTCACGGCGCTCGACCTCGACATCCCGCGCGGGCAGATCACCGGGCTGATGGGGCCGTCCGGATGCGGCAAGACGACGCTGATGCGCTCGATCGTGGGCGTGCAGAAGATCGCGGGCGGCACCGTGACCGTGCTCGGCGAGCCGGGCGGATCGAGCGCGCTGCGGCGGCGGGTGGCGTACGACACCCAGGCGGCGTCGGTGTACGGCGACCTCACGATCGAGCAGAACCTGCGGTACTTCGCGCGCCTCGTCGGCGCGCCGCGCAGCGACGTCGACCGGGTCATCGAGCAGGTGGGGCTCGAAGAGCAGCGGGATCAGACCATCGATTCGCTCAGCGGCGGGCAGGAGAGCCGCGTCTCGCTCGCCGTCGCGATGCTCGGCGCCCCCGAGCTGCTCGTGCTCGACGAACCGACGGTCGGGCTCGATCCGGTGCTGCGCGCGGAGCTGTGGGAGGTGTTCCGCGCTCTCGCGGACGCCGGCGCGACGCTCATCGTCTCGAGCCACGTCATGGACGAGGCGCTGCGCTGCGACCGCCTCGTCCTGATGAGAGCGGGACGCATCATCGCCGACACGACGCCGGACGGACTGCTGGCCGACACCGGGACGACCGATCCGGATGCCGCGTTCCTCACGCTCATCGAACGCGACGCCCTTCGACAAGCTCAGGGACCGGATGGGGCTCAGGGACCGGATGGGGCTCGAGGTCCGGATGGGGCTCGGGGACCGGATGGGGCACGGGGACCGGATGGGGCTGAGGATTCGCGCGCGGAGGTCGACGACCCCGAACCGCACCCACTCACGCGTCGCGAGGCGCGGGAGCAGGCGCGGCATCCCCACGCGCCGGCGCAGGAGCCGCCGCCGGGGCAGTCCGCGGATGAAGGAAGCGGCTCGTGA
- a CDS encoding DUF2804 domain-containing protein: MTERELTVPVSLTLPNGRVNPEAIGWARRPVVDTAGIGRGRGRNKRWEYWNVTTPTHILALTVSSIDYAAVHEVWVFDRATERTWGKGATVIPARDFELAAAVESGPARARAKDLEIEVLPEEGGTRLRARIPHASFDVFAALPAGHERLAVVVPWSATRFQYTVKDVARPASGSVTVDGVTHDVPAGESWAVLDHGRGRWPYDVRWNWGAGSGTSGGRTIGIQVGGRWTQGTGSTENAVLVDGRLHKIHDELEWDYDIAEWRRPWRVTGGGLTASFTPFYDKVTRTNLGVVASRTDQCFGHWAGTFAVPGGDVVRFDGILGWAEEVHNRW; this comes from the coding sequence ATGACCGAGCGCGAGTTGACCGTCCCCGTGTCGCTGACCCTGCCGAACGGCCGCGTCAACCCGGAGGCGATCGGCTGGGCGCGCCGGCCTGTGGTCGACACGGCGGGCATCGGGCGCGGACGCGGGCGCAACAAGCGGTGGGAGTACTGGAACGTCACCACGCCGACGCACATCCTCGCGCTCACGGTGTCGTCGATCGACTACGCCGCCGTGCACGAGGTGTGGGTGTTCGACCGTGCGACCGAGCGCACGTGGGGCAAGGGCGCGACCGTCATCCCGGCGCGGGATTTCGAGCTTGCGGCCGCCGTCGAGAGCGGGCCGGCCCGCGCTCGCGCGAAGGACCTCGAGATCGAGGTCCTTCCGGAGGAGGGCGGCACACGGCTGCGAGCCCGGATTCCGCATGCCTCGTTCGACGTGTTCGCCGCGCTGCCGGCCGGCCATGAGCGGCTGGCCGTCGTGGTGCCGTGGAGCGCGACGCGCTTCCAGTACACCGTCAAGGACGTCGCCCGTCCCGCCTCCGGATCGGTCACCGTGGACGGCGTCACGCACGACGTGCCGGCGGGGGAGTCGTGGGCGGTGCTCGACCACGGTCGTGGTCGCTGGCCGTACGACGTCCGCTGGAACTGGGGTGCGGGTTCCGGGACGTCGGGCGGGCGCACGATCGGCATCCAGGTGGGCGGCCGCTGGACCCAGGGCACGGGCTCCACCGAGAACGCCGTGCTGGTGGACGGACGGCTGCACAAGATCCACGATGAGCTCGAGTGGGACTACGACATCGCCGAGTGGCGCAGGCCGTGGCGCGTCACCGGCGGTGGGCTCACGGCATCCTTCACGCCCTTCTACGACAAGGTGACCCGCACGAATCTCGGCGTCGTCGCCTCACGAACCGACCAGTGCTTCGGCCATTGGGCGGGCACGTTCGCGGTGCCCGGCGGCGACGTCGTGAGGTTCGACGGCATCCTGGGCTGGGCAGAGGAGGTCCACAACCGCTGGTGA
- a CDS encoding thymidine kinase, which produces MHTRTLARLQVVAGPMFAGKSEELLRRVRRARIAGLAVDVVSHALDDRRGEGQVSSHSGLSVPSRSVPDVETLVASVRGRDLDLVAIDEAQFFGPGLVAAVDALVTEGVDVVVSGLCVTFDGRPFEPLPALMAIAEDVLKLTAVCAVCGEDAAFHQRLSSGDTGDPLTPTTEQIGGIESYQARCRRHFTGAAQS; this is translated from the coding sequence ATGCACACGCGCACCCTGGCGAGGCTGCAGGTCGTCGCCGGCCCCATGTTCGCGGGCAAGTCCGAGGAGCTGCTGCGGCGCGTCCGCCGCGCACGCATCGCCGGGCTGGCGGTCGACGTCGTCAGCCACGCGCTCGACGATCGCCGCGGCGAGGGACAGGTCAGCTCCCACTCCGGCCTCAGCGTGCCGTCGCGGTCGGTCCCCGACGTCGAGACGCTGGTCGCCTCGGTGCGGGGTCGCGATCTCGATCTCGTCGCCATCGACGAGGCGCAGTTCTTCGGTCCGGGCCTCGTCGCCGCCGTAGACGCGCTGGTGACTGAGGGAGTGGACGTCGTGGTCTCGGGCCTCTGCGTCACCTTCGACGGTCGACCCTTCGAGCCGCTGCCGGCCCTCATGGCGATCGCCGAGGACGTGCTCAAGCTCACTGCGGTGTGCGCGGTGTGCGGAGAGGATGCCGCGTTCCACCAGCGACTCTCGTCGGGCGATACCGGCGACCCGCTCACTCCGACGACCGAGCAGATCGGTGGCATCGAGTCGTATCAGGCGCGCTGCCGCCGCCACTTCACGGGCGCCGCGCAGTCCTGA